Proteins from a single region of Streptomyces sp. TN58:
- a CDS encoding flavodoxin family protein, producing the protein MSGITHTPVVSIAYHSGYGHTAVVAEAVRSGAVDAGATVHLIKVDEIDDAQWELLDASDAIVFGSPTYMGTASGAFHVFAEASSKRWFGDAWQDKVAAGFTNSASKSGDKLHTLQFFQVLAAQHGMNWVNLGLKPGWNSSTASENDLNRLGFFSGAAAQTNSDEGADAVHKADIATAEHLGRRVAEHARVVVAGRAALAAAAV; encoded by the coding sequence TTGTCCGGTATCACGCACACCCCCGTCGTCTCGATCGCCTACCACTCCGGCTACGGCCACACCGCCGTCGTCGCCGAGGCGGTCCGCAGCGGCGCCGTGGACGCCGGGGCGACCGTCCACCTGATCAAGGTCGACGAGATCGACGACGCCCAGTGGGAACTGCTCGACGCCTCCGACGCGATCGTCTTCGGCTCCCCGACGTACATGGGCACCGCCTCGGGCGCCTTCCACGTCTTCGCCGAGGCCTCCTCGAAGCGCTGGTTCGGCGACGCCTGGCAGGACAAGGTCGCGGCCGGCTTCACCAATTCCGCCTCCAAGAGCGGCGACAAGCTGCACACGCTGCAGTTCTTCCAGGTGCTGGCCGCGCAGCACGGCATGAACTGGGTCAACCTGGGCCTGAAGCCCGGCTGGAACTCCAGCACGGCCTCCGAGAACGACCTCAACCGCCTGGGCTTCTTCTCCGGCGCCGCCGCCCAGACCAACTCGGACGAGGGCGCGGACGCGGTCCACAAGGCCGACATCGCGACGGCCGAGCACCTGGGCCGCCGTGTCGCCGAGCACGCCCGCGTCGTCGTGGCGGGCCGCGCCGCCCTGGCGGCCGCGGCGGTCTGA
- a CDS encoding winged helix-turn-helix transcriptional regulator, with the protein METPACTDACESEQPFDVFARACPSRETLEHVTGRWGSLTVGALREGPCRFNELRRRVEGVSEKMLSQTLHALERDGIVHREAQPTNPPRVDYELTPLGVEVADRLLALIQYLEGNMPAVLTAREAYDGTRGGR; encoded by the coding sequence ATGGAGACTCCCGCCTGTACCGACGCCTGCGAGTCCGAGCAGCCCTTCGACGTCTTCGCGCGTGCCTGCCCGTCCCGCGAGACTCTGGAACACGTCACCGGCCGCTGGGGCAGCCTCACCGTGGGCGCCCTGCGCGAGGGCCCGTGCCGGTTCAACGAGCTGCGCCGCCGGGTGGAGGGCGTCAGCGAGAAGATGCTCTCCCAGACCCTGCACGCGCTGGAGCGCGACGGCATCGTCCACCGTGAGGCGCAGCCGACCAACCCGCCGCGCGTCGACTACGAGCTGACCCCGCTCGGCGTCGAGGTCGCGGACCGGCTCCTCGCGCTGATCCAGTACCTGGAGGGGAACATGCCGGCGGTCCTGACCGCCCGGGAGGCCTACGACGGGACGCGCGGCGGCCGCTGA
- a CDS encoding AAA family ATPase, protein MHLKSLTLRGFKSFASATTLRFEPGITCVVGPNGSGKSNVVDALSWVMGEQGAKSLRGGKMEDVIFAGTTGRPPLGRAEVSLTIDNTDGALPIDYAEVTITRIMFRGGSSEYQINGDTCRLLDIQELLSDSGIGREMHVIVGQGQLDSVLHADPMGRRAFIEEAAGVLKHRKRKEKALRKLDAMQANLARVQDLGDELRRQLKPLGRQAAVARRAAVIQADLRDARLRLLADDLVALRRALDAEIADEAALKERKEAAEAQLAGALRREAELEEAVRELTPRLQRAQQTWYELSQLAERVRGTASLAEARVKSATAPVEEERRGRDPEDMEREAERIREQEAELTAALEAATRALEDTTGHRAELERELAEEERRLRDAARAIADRREGLARLTGRLGAARSRAGAAQAEIDRLALARDEARTRAEAAQAEYEALAEEVGGLDDDSAEADHEAARAELREAEAGLGAAREALAAAERARAAVSARRDALALGLRRKDGTGALLAARERLAGVLGPAAERLSVTPGYEAAVAAALGSAADALAVASPSAAAGAIRHLRAADAGRATLLITPPTALPDGAADSLPGGGAGSLPGGGAGSLSGGGAGLSGGGAGSLPGGAAGFSGGGAGSLSGGGAGLSGGGAGMSAPLPGQGSGPAPAVPSRSAAPATGAAAEGRAADAGGPAGLPGQGIGVGATAADDAQPGSGASSTAAAAPEAVPPARTAQTAEALAGRLLPGPAGSADAAAAAPAGQGEARPDSGPDGPVPVTALVAGDGEVLRALAWVLRDHVVVGTLDEAEALVARCPEAVAVTVEGDVLGAHLAHGGSASAPSLIEVQAAVDEAAAELARLGVRCGELAEAQAAAQARRQDAAALVDELAERRRVEEQARAGVAQQLGRLAGQAKGAAGEAERAAAAAAKAQDALEQALAEVEECAERLAVAEEMPVEEEPDSSRRDRLAADGANARQTEMEARLQLRTHEERVKGLAGRADSLDRAARAEREARARAERRRTRRRHEADVARAVADGSRQLLAHVEVSLLRADEERVLAERAKGLRERELADARNSARDLKGELDKLTDSVHRGEVLGAEQRLRIEALEAKALEEFGMEPRALVAEYGPDQPVPPSPPADGEELPQDPEHPRNRPGPFVRAQQEKRFKAAERAYQQLGKVNPLALEEFAALEERHKFLSEQLEDLRKTRADLLQVVKEVDERVEQVFTEAYRDTAREFEGVFSRLFPGGEGRLVLTDPDNMLTTGVDVEARPPGKKVKRLSLLSGGERSLTAVAMLVSIFKARPSPFYVMDEVEAALDDTNLQRLIRIMEELQESSQLIVITHQKRTMEVADALYGVSMQGDGVSKVISQRLR, encoded by the coding sequence GTGCACCTCAAGTCCCTGACCCTGCGTGGCTTCAAGTCCTTCGCCTCCGCGACCACCCTGCGCTTCGAGCCCGGCATCACCTGCGTCGTGGGTCCGAACGGCTCGGGCAAGTCCAACGTCGTCGACGCGCTGTCCTGGGTCATGGGCGAACAGGGGGCCAAGTCCCTGCGCGGCGGCAAGATGGAGGACGTCATCTTCGCCGGGACCACCGGACGTCCGCCGCTCGGGCGGGCAGAGGTCTCCCTCACGATCGACAACACCGACGGCGCGCTGCCCATCGACTACGCCGAAGTCACCATCACCCGGATCATGTTCCGCGGCGGCAGCAGCGAGTACCAGATCAACGGCGACACCTGCCGGCTGCTCGACATCCAGGAACTGCTCTCCGACTCCGGCATCGGCCGCGAGATGCACGTCATCGTCGGGCAGGGCCAGCTGGACTCCGTCCTGCACGCCGACCCCATGGGCCGCCGCGCCTTCATCGAGGAGGCGGCCGGCGTCCTGAAGCACCGCAAGCGCAAGGAGAAGGCGCTGCGGAAGCTCGACGCGATGCAGGCCAACCTCGCCCGCGTGCAGGACCTCGGCGACGAACTGCGCCGGCAGCTCAAGCCCCTCGGCCGGCAGGCCGCGGTCGCCCGGCGGGCGGCCGTGATCCAGGCCGACCTGCGCGACGCGCGGCTGCGCCTGCTCGCCGACGACCTGGTCGCCCTGCGCCGCGCCCTGGACGCGGAGATCGCCGACGAGGCCGCGCTGAAGGAACGCAAGGAGGCCGCCGAGGCCCAGCTCGCCGGCGCGCTGCGGCGCGAGGCCGAGCTGGAGGAGGCCGTACGGGAACTCACGCCGCGGCTCCAGCGGGCGCAGCAGACCTGGTACGAGCTGTCGCAGCTCGCCGAGCGGGTACGGGGCACCGCGTCCCTGGCGGAGGCGAGGGTCAAGAGCGCGACCGCCCCCGTCGAGGAGGAGCGCAGGGGCCGCGACCCCGAGGACATGGAGCGCGAGGCCGAGCGGATCCGCGAGCAGGAGGCGGAGCTGACGGCGGCCCTGGAGGCGGCGACCCGGGCCTTGGAGGACACCACCGGACACCGCGCGGAGCTGGAGCGGGAACTGGCCGAGGAGGAACGGCGGCTCCGGGACGCCGCGCGGGCCATCGCCGACCGGCGTGAGGGTCTGGCCCGGCTGACGGGACGGCTCGGCGCGGCCCGCTCCCGTGCCGGTGCGGCCCAGGCGGAGATCGACCGGCTCGCCCTGGCGCGGGACGAGGCGCGGACCCGGGCCGAGGCGGCGCAGGCCGAGTACGAGGCCCTGGCCGAGGAGGTCGGCGGGCTCGACGACGACTCGGCGGAGGCGGACCACGAAGCCGCGCGGGCGGAGCTGAGGGAGGCCGAGGCGGGCCTCGGCGCCGCGCGGGAGGCACTGGCGGCGGCCGAGCGCGCGCGGGCCGCGGTGTCCGCCCGCCGTGACGCGCTGGCGCTGGGGCTGCGCCGCAAGGACGGTACGGGGGCGCTGCTCGCGGCCCGCGAACGGCTGGCCGGCGTGCTCGGACCGGCGGCGGAGCGCCTGTCGGTGACCCCCGGCTACGAAGCCGCCGTGGCCGCCGCACTGGGCTCGGCGGCGGACGCGCTGGCGGTGGCCTCTCCGTCGGCGGCGGCCGGGGCCATCCGCCACCTGCGCGCAGCGGACGCCGGCCGGGCCACCCTCCTGATCACCCCGCCGACCGCCCTCCCGGACGGGGCTGCCGATTCCCTCCCGGGTGGGGGTGCCGGGTCCCTTCCGGGTGGGGGCGCCGGGTCTCTTTCAGGTGGGGGTGCCGGCCTCTCCGGCGGGGGTGCCGGGTCCCTTCCGGGTGGGGCTGCGGGCTTCTCTGGTGGGGGTGCCGGGTCTCTTTCAGGTGGGGGTGCTGGCCTCTCCGGCGGGGGTGCGGGTATGTCGGCGCCCTTGCCGGGCCAGGGTTCCGGACCTGCTCCGGCCGTGCCGAGCCGCAGTGCGGCGCCCGCAACGGGCGCCGCTGCCGAGGGGCGCGCCGCGGACGCGGGTGGTCCGGCGGGGCTGCCGGGGCAGGGGATCGGGGTCGGGGCCACTGCGGCGGACGACGCCCAGCCGGGCTCGGGCGCGAGCTCCACGGCCGCGGCGGCGCCGGAGGCGGTCCCGCCCGCCCGCACCGCGCAGACGGCCGAGGCCCTCGCGGGCCGGCTCCTGCCAGGGCCGGCCGGGAGCGCGGACGCGGCGGCCGCCGCCCCGGCAGGACAGGGTGAGGCCCGACCGGACTCCGGACCCGACGGGCCCGTACCCGTCACGGCGCTGGTGGCCGGGGACGGCGAGGTGCTGCGGGCCCTGGCGTGGGTGCTGCGCGACCACGTCGTCGTCGGGACGCTCGACGAGGCCGAGGCGCTCGTCGCACGGTGCCCGGAGGCGGTGGCCGTGACCGTCGAGGGCGACGTCCTCGGAGCGCACCTCGCGCACGGCGGATCCGCCTCGGCGCCCAGCCTGATCGAGGTGCAGGCCGCCGTGGACGAGGCGGCGGCGGAGCTGGCCCGGCTGGGCGTGCGGTGCGGGGAACTCGCCGAGGCGCAGGCGGCCGCGCAGGCCCGGCGGCAGGACGCGGCGGCGCTGGTGGACGAGCTCGCCGAGCGGCGGCGCGTCGAGGAGCAGGCCCGCGCCGGGGTCGCCCAGCAGCTCGGCCGGCTGGCCGGCCAGGCGAAGGGGGCCGCCGGTGAGGCCGAGCGCGCCGCCGCCGCCGCGGCCAAGGCCCAGGACGCCCTGGAGCAGGCCCTGGCCGAGGTCGAGGAGTGCGCGGAGCGGCTGGCCGTCGCCGAGGAGATGCCGGTGGAGGAGGAGCCCGACAGCTCCCGCCGTGACCGGCTCGCGGCCGACGGGGCCAACGCCCGCCAGACCGAGATGGAGGCCCGGCTCCAGCTGCGTACCCACGAGGAGCGGGTCAAGGGGCTGGCCGGGCGGGCGGATTCCCTCGACCGGGCCGCTCGGGCGGAGCGCGAGGCCCGGGCACGCGCCGAGCGCCGCCGGACGCGCCGGCGCCACGAGGCGGACGTGGCCCGTGCGGTGGCCGACGGCTCTCGCCAGCTCCTCGCGCACGTGGAGGTCTCCCTCCTGCGGGCCGACGAGGAGCGCGTCCTGGCCGAGCGGGCCAAGGGCCTGCGTGAGCGGGAGCTCGCCGACGCGCGCAACAGCGCCCGCGACCTGAAGGGGGAGCTCGACAAGCTCACCGACTCCGTCCACCGCGGCGAGGTGCTCGGCGCCGAACAGCGGCTGCGCATCGAGGCCCTGGAAGCCAAGGCGCTGGAGGAGTTCGGCATGGAGCCCCGCGCGCTCGTCGCCGAGTACGGCCCGGACCAGCCGGTGCCGCCGTCACCGCCGGCCGACGGCGAGGAGCTGCCGCAGGACCCCGAGCACCCGCGCAACCGGCCCGGCCCCTTCGTCCGTGCGCAGCAGGAGAAGCGCTTCAAGGCGGCCGAACGGGCCTACCAGCAGCTCGGCAAGGTCAACCCGCTCGCCCTGGAGGAGTTCGCGGCCCTCGAAGAGCGCCACAAGTTCCTCAGCGAGCAGCTGGAGGACCTTCGCAAGACCCGAGCCGACCTCCTTCAAGTGGTGAAGGAGGTCGACGAGCGCGTCGAGCAGGTGTTCACCGAGGCGTACCGGGACACGGCCCGGGAGTTCGAGGGCGTCTTCTCACGGCTGTTCCCCGGTGGAGAGGGCCGCCTGGTCCTGACCGACCCGGACAACATGCTCACCACCGGCGTCGACGTCGAGGCGCGCCCGCCGGGCAAGAAGGTCAAGCGGCTGTCGCTGCTGTCCGGCGGCGAGCGCTCGCTGACCGCCGTGGCCATGCTCGTGTCCATCTTCAAGGCCCGCCCCAGTCCGTTCTACGTGATGGACGAGGTCGAGGCCGCGCTCGACGACACCAACCTGCAGCGGCTGATCCGGATCATGGAGGAGCTCCAGGAGAGCTCGCAGCTGATCGTGATCACGCACCAGAAGCGCACCATGGAGGTCGCGGACGCCCTCTATGGCGTTTCCATGCAGGGCGACGGGGTATCGAAGGTCATCAGCCAACGTCTCCGCTGA
- a CDS encoding sugar porter family MFS transporter gives MTSSTSRASAPGGGASPQPDHLGHVIFITAAAAMGGFLFGYDSSVINGAVVAIRERFDVGSEALAQVIAAALIGCAIGAATAGRLADRIGRIRCMQIAAVLFTASAIGSALPFALWDLAMWRVIGGFGIGMASVIGPAYIAEVSPPAYRGRLASFQQAAIVIGIAVSQLVNWGILNLADGDQRGEIGGLEAWQWMLGVMVVPAVLYGLLSFVIPESPRFLVSVGRTDQAKKVLAEVEGSKVDLDGRIREIQHAMHSETKSTFRDLLGGRFGFLPIVWIGIGLSLFQQLVGINVIFYYSSSLWQSVGIDPTSSFLYSFTTSIINIVGTVIAMIFVDRIGRKPLALIGSTGMAISLGLCAWAFSFTTGTGEDITLPDAQATVALVAAHSFVLFFALSWGVVVWVLLGEMFPNRIRAAALGVAASAQWIANWVITVSFPSLSDWSLSGAYVIYTVFALLSIPFVLKWVPETKGKALEEMG, from the coding sequence TTGACCAGCAGCACATCGCGGGCCTCGGCGCCCGGCGGCGGAGCCTCGCCCCAGCCCGACCACCTCGGCCACGTCATCTTCATCACGGCGGCCGCTGCCATGGGCGGCTTCCTCTTCGGGTACGACAGCTCCGTCATCAACGGCGCCGTCGTCGCGATCCGCGAGCGGTTCGACGTCGGCTCGGAGGCGCTCGCCCAGGTGATCGCCGCGGCGCTGATCGGCTGCGCCATCGGCGCCGCGACCGCGGGCCGGCTCGCCGACCGGATCGGCCGAATCCGCTGCATGCAGATCGCGGCCGTCCTCTTCACCGCCAGCGCCATCGGTTCGGCCCTGCCCTTCGCCCTCTGGGACCTCGCCATGTGGCGCGTGATCGGCGGCTTCGGCATCGGCATGGCCTCCGTCATCGGCCCCGCCTACATCGCGGAGGTCTCCCCGCCCGCCTACCGCGGCCGGCTCGCCTCCTTCCAGCAGGCCGCCATCGTCATCGGCATCGCCGTGTCCCAGCTCGTCAACTGGGGCATCCTCAACCTCGCCGACGGCGACCAGCGCGGCGAGATCGGCGGCCTGGAGGCCTGGCAGTGGATGCTGGGCGTCATGGTGGTGCCGGCCGTGCTCTACGGGCTGCTGTCCTTCGTCATCCCGGAGTCCCCGCGCTTCCTGGTCTCCGTCGGCCGAACCGACCAGGCCAAGAAGGTGCTGGCCGAGGTCGAGGGCTCCAAGGTCGACCTGGACGGGCGGATCCGCGAGATCCAGCACGCGATGCACTCCGAGACCAAGTCCACCTTCAGGGACCTGCTCGGCGGCCGCTTCGGCTTCCTGCCCATCGTCTGGATCGGCATCGGCCTCTCGCTCTTCCAGCAGCTCGTCGGCATCAACGTGATCTTCTACTACAGCTCCTCGCTGTGGCAGTCCGTCGGCATCGACCCGACCAGCTCCTTCCTGTACTCCTTCACCACGTCGATCATCAACATCGTCGGCACGGTGATCGCGATGATCTTCGTCGACCGGATCGGCCGCAAGCCCCTCGCCCTCATCGGCTCCACGGGGATGGCCATCTCCCTCGGCCTGTGTGCCTGGGCGTTCTCCTTCACGACCGGTACCGGCGAGGACATCACCCTGCCCGACGCCCAGGCCACGGTCGCCCTGGTCGCCGCGCACTCCTTCGTGCTCTTCTTCGCCCTGTCCTGGGGCGTGGTGGTCTGGGTGCTGCTCGGCGAGATGTTCCCCAACCGCATCCGGGCCGCGGCGCTCGGCGTCGCCGCCTCGGCCCAGTGGATCGCCAACTGGGTCATCACCGTCTCGTTCCCGTCCCTGTCGGACTGGAGCCTGTCCGGTGCCTATGTGATCTACACCGTCTTCGCACTGCTCTCGATCCCGTTCGTCCTCAAGTGGGTACCGGAGACCAAGGGCAAGGCGCTGGAGGAGATGGGGTAA
- a CDS encoding acylphosphatase, whose protein sequence is MNEDVRLTAWVRGRVQGVGFRWFTRENALEIGGVVGFALNLDDGRVQVVAEGQRENCHRLLDWLRSADTPGRVDGVTEIWGTPRGGYEGFGMR, encoded by the coding sequence ATGAACGAAGACGTCCGTCTGACCGCCTGGGTGCGCGGTCGTGTGCAGGGAGTGGGCTTCCGCTGGTTCACCAGGGAGAACGCCTTGGAGATCGGCGGGGTGGTCGGCTTCGCGCTCAACCTCGACGACGGGCGAGTGCAGGTGGTCGCCGAAGGTCAACGTGAGAATTGCCACCGGCTGCTCGACTGGCTGAGGTCCGCCGACACGCCCGGCCGGGTGGACGGAGTGACAGAGATCTGGGGGACACCGCGCGGTGGCTACGAGGGCTTCGGGATGCGATGA
- the mutM gene encoding bifunctional DNA-formamidopyrimidine glycosylase/DNA-(apurinic or apyrimidinic site) lyase, with protein MPELPEVEVVRRGLERWVAGRTVEAVEVLHPRAVRRHPGGGADFAARLRGETLGVPQRRGKYLWLPLAGRDLSVLGHLGMSGQLLVQPEGAPDEKHLRIRVRFGDDTGTELRFVDQRTFGGLSLHETVPDSAEALPDVIAHIARDPLDPLFDEAAYHLALRAKRTTVKRALLDQSLISGVGNIYADEALWRAKLHYERPTGNLTRPRSAELLGHVRDVMNAALAVGGTSFDSLYVNVNGESGYFDRSLDAYGREDEPCRRCGTPMRRRPWMNRSSYFCPRCQRPPRVPS; from the coding sequence GTGCCCGAGCTGCCCGAAGTCGAAGTCGTACGGCGGGGGCTGGAGCGCTGGGTCGCCGGACGGACCGTCGAGGCCGTGGAGGTCCTGCACCCGCGTGCGGTGCGCCGCCACCCGGGCGGCGGGGCCGATTTCGCCGCACGGCTGCGGGGGGAGACCCTCGGGGTGCCGCAACGGCGCGGGAAGTACCTGTGGCTGCCCCTGGCAGGGAGGGACCTCTCCGTGCTGGGGCACCTGGGCATGAGCGGACAGCTGCTCGTGCAGCCCGAAGGCGCCCCCGACGAGAAGCACCTGCGCATCCGGGTGCGCTTCGGCGACGACACCGGGACGGAGCTGCGCTTCGTGGACCAGCGGACCTTCGGCGGCCTCTCGCTGCACGAGACGGTCCCCGACAGCGCCGAAGCGCTGCCCGACGTCATCGCGCACATCGCGCGCGACCCCCTGGACCCGCTGTTCGACGAGGCGGCCTACCACCTCGCGCTGCGCGCCAAGCGCACCACCGTCAAGCGGGCACTGCTCGACCAGTCCCTGATCAGCGGGGTCGGGAACATCTACGCCGACGAGGCCCTGTGGCGGGCCAAGCTGCACTACGAGCGCCCCACCGGCAATCTCACGCGCCCCCGGAGCGCGGAACTCCTCGGCCATGTCCGGGACGTGATGAACGCGGCCCTCGCCGTGGGCGGCACGAGCTTCGACAGCCTGTACGTCAACGTGAACGGGGAGTCGGGCTACTTCGACCGCTCGCTCGACGCCTACGGGCGCGAGGACGAGCCCTGCCGGCGCTGCGGCACGCCGATGCGGCGCCGGCCGTGGATGAACAGGTCGAGCTACTTCTGCCCGCGCTGTCAGCGGCCGCCGCGCGTCCCGTCGTAG
- a CDS encoding CAP domain-containing protein codes for MGRHRLPSPPRRGGPHGTALRTGLLGVSAAVALGAAAVTTGTVPVGGSFPYVGVSATENTAAKADGAKAAPDAGDSVLQRQGGLASLSGRGSATSGPPSAPATAPASPTAPASRTPSASPTPSSPPSPSASPAPSTPPAAPKASPDAALRTPAAPTPSPEAPRKTRTPAPTVPTPAQPAPVKPAPTTPAPTPPAPTTAAPSASATRPSLDGHSAQEAAVVTLVNQERAQAGCGPVRANPPLAALAGAFSKDMATRGFFGHADPEGNTPWDRAAKAGLSGLGGENIARGQGDAASVMKAWMNSPGHKANILNCEFRTLGVGAHFAAGGPWWTQDFGF; via the coding sequence ATGGGACGTCACCGGCTCCCCTCCCCGCCGCGCCGCGGCGGCCCGCACGGCACCGCCCTGCGCACCGGCCTGCTCGGGGTCTCGGCGGCCGTGGCCCTCGGCGCCGCGGCCGTCACCACCGGCACGGTGCCGGTCGGCGGCTCGTTCCCCTATGTGGGGGTCAGCGCCACGGAGAACACCGCCGCCAAGGCCGACGGGGCCAAGGCCGCGCCCGACGCCGGTGACTCCGTACTCCAGAGGCAGGGCGGCCTGGCGAGCCTGTCAGGCCGCGGCTCCGCGACGAGCGGGCCGCCCAGTGCCCCCGCGACCGCGCCGGCCTCGCCCACCGCACCGGCCTCCCGCACCCCGTCCGCCTCGCCCACCCCGTCGAGCCCGCCGTCCCCGTCGGCTTCACCGGCCCCCTCCACGCCGCCCGCCGCGCCGAAGGCGTCGCCGGACGCCGCTCTGCGGACGCCGGCCGCTCCCACCCCCTCCCCCGAGGCCCCGCGGAAGACCCGCACTCCGGCTCCCACCGTGCCCACTCCCGCCCAGCCGGCCCCGGTCAAGCCGGCCCCCACCACTCCGGCTCCGACCCCTCCGGCCCCCACCACTGCGGCCCCGTCCGCGTCCGCGACCCGGCCGAGCCTGGACGGCCACTCCGCGCAGGAGGCGGCCGTGGTCACCCTGGTGAACCAGGAGCGCGCCCAGGCGGGCTGCGGCCCGGTCCGCGCCAACCCGCCGCTGGCCGCGCTGGCCGGCGCCTTCAGCAAGGACATGGCCACCCGCGGCTTCTTCGGCCATGCCGACCCCGAGGGCAACACCCCCTGGGACCGCGCCGCCAAGGCCGGCCTCTCGGGCCTGGGCGGCGAGAACATCGCCCGCGGCCAGGGCGACGCCGCCTCCGTGATGAAGGCCTGGATGAACAGCCCCGGCCACAAGGCGAACATACTCAACTGCGAGTTCCGCACCCTGGGCGTCGGCGCCCACTTCGCGGCCGGCGGCCCCTGGTGGACGCAGGACTTCGGCTTCTGA